Proteins encoded within one genomic window of Candidatus Berkiella cookevillensis:
- a CDS encoding ATP-binding cassette domain-containing protein — MPILTLKNIYFSVGQFPLLDKVNLDIHPKERIALIGRNGEGKSTLLRMLSGKISPESGEILKPSYVRISRLAQELPEVGDMTVYEAVSDGLSDLRDLLLQYHHLTAQLEGHDEAWMNQVHDLQKKIEHLDGWQIQLRIEKVIQALSLPADAKMSALSGGWRRRVALGAALVQEPDILLLDEPTNHLDLAAIQWLEGLLLNYPKTIIFITHDRALLRKIATRIVELDRGKLTSFPPEYDVYLQRKEQMMMEEERHNALFDKKLSDEEQWIRQGVKARRTRNEGRVRALIALREERSQRRTIKEKPKFEINEAITSGKTVIQAENVFFGYPGRKALIKDFSFTIQRGDKIAIVGQNGTGKTTLVKLLMGLLEPTAGTIKHSPKNQVAFFDQNREHLVPEATVMENVAEGDDQIEIQGRTKHVIGYLGDFLFSPAKCRMLAKTLSGGEQNRLMLAKLFSKTANLLVLDEPTNDLDIESLDVLETLLLNYQGTVIIISHDREFIDNIATHCIAFEKGGQISINVGGYTDWLERREQFEKNQAKASQQTKNHKTTKPVETNKATAKSKLSFNEQRELSTLLSSIEKLEATIKQLENRMCDAGFYQLPQEEIHSVTQQLEKLKAELSVAYVRWEELDARA; from the coding sequence ATGCCAATCTTAACTTTAAAAAACATTTATTTCTCTGTTGGTCAGTTTCCCTTACTGGATAAAGTAAATCTGGATATTCATCCCAAAGAGCGCATTGCATTGATTGGTCGTAATGGAGAAGGTAAATCAACTTTGCTCAGAATGCTTTCTGGAAAGATTAGTCCTGAATCGGGAGAAATACTAAAACCAAGCTATGTACGGATTTCTCGGCTTGCACAAGAATTGCCAGAAGTAGGTGATATGACCGTGTATGAAGCGGTGTCAGATGGTTTGAGTGATCTCAGAGATTTATTGCTTCAATATCACCATTTAACAGCGCAACTTGAAGGGCATGATGAAGCATGGATGAATCAAGTGCATGATCTGCAAAAGAAAATAGAGCATTTAGATGGCTGGCAGATTCAATTACGCATTGAAAAAGTTATACAAGCACTTTCCTTGCCAGCAGATGCCAAAATGTCTGCTTTATCTGGAGGTTGGAGAAGGCGGGTTGCATTGGGAGCGGCTTTGGTACAAGAGCCGGATATTTTATTGTTGGATGAGCCAACCAATCATTTAGATCTTGCCGCCATTCAATGGTTAGAAGGATTATTGCTCAACTACCCTAAGACTATTATTTTTATTACCCATGATAGAGCATTATTACGCAAGATAGCGACGCGTATTGTGGAATTAGATAGAGGAAAACTCACCTCATTCCCTCCAGAATATGATGTCTATTTGCAACGTAAAGAACAGATGATGATGGAAGAAGAGCGCCATAATGCGCTGTTTGATAAAAAATTATCAGATGAAGAACAATGGATTCGTCAAGGCGTCAAAGCAAGAAGAACGCGAAATGAGGGGCGTGTACGCGCATTGATTGCTTTGCGTGAAGAGCGCTCACAACGTAGAACCATTAAAGAAAAACCAAAATTTGAAATTAATGAAGCTATTACCAGTGGTAAAACTGTTATTCAAGCAGAGAATGTCTTTTTTGGTTACCCGGGACGCAAAGCGCTCATTAAAGATTTTAGTTTTACCATTCAACGTGGCGATAAAATTGCCATCGTAGGTCAAAATGGTACCGGCAAAACCACATTGGTAAAATTACTGATGGGTTTACTAGAACCTACCGCAGGTACCATCAAACATAGTCCTAAGAACCAAGTTGCTTTCTTTGATCAAAATCGAGAGCATTTGGTACCAGAGGCAACCGTTATGGAAAATGTTGCAGAAGGAGATGATCAAATTGAAATTCAAGGCCGAACAAAGCATGTGATTGGCTATTTGGGTGATTTTCTCTTTTCTCCTGCAAAATGCAGAATGCTTGCCAAAACATTATCGGGTGGAGAGCAAAATCGATTAATGTTGGCAAAACTCTTTTCTAAAACAGCGAATCTTCTTGTTTTGGATGAGCCGACCAATGATTTAGATATAGAGTCATTAGATGTGTTAGAAACATTGTTGCTTAACTATCAAGGCACAGTCATCATTATCAGCCATGATAGAGAATTTATTGATAACATTGCGACCCACTGCATCGCCTTTGAAAAAGGTGGGCAAATTAGCATTAATGTCGGTGGTTATACTGATTGGTTAGAGCGGCGAGAGCAGTTTGAGAAAAATCAAGCCAAGGCTTCGCAACAAACAAAAAATCACAAAACGACAAAGCCTGTTGAGACAAACAAAGCAACTGCTAAATCAAAATTAAGTTTTAACGAGCAACGGGAATTGTCTACTTTATTATCAAGCATTGAAAAACTTGAAGCGACGATTAAGCAACTAGAAAATCGTATGTGTGATGCAGGTTTTTATCAACTGCCACAAGAAGAGATTCATTCTGTGACGCAGCAACTAGAAAAATTAAAAGCGGAGTTGTCTGTGGCTTATGTGCGCTGGGAAGAATTAGATGCTCGTGCATAG
- a CDS encoding two-component system response regulator — MNNNTVLIIDDDPDVSALLADIAKSSGYDSFITNQIEDAKQYTLSSPPTLIILDLGIPSHDGIEFLRSFSEIECKVPIIIVSGHDEKIRSTAFNLGLNYQLNMLGHYPKPLPIQALIEILEHIKSASIQPNNDTLEKAIENKALVLHYQPMICLKSSKIINLETLVRWMVNPEKIIFPDQFIPLAESSGLIVPLTRLIVEMAFQQYARSLNLWNINISINLSASNLDDLNLTDEIIALANQYKINPGNVCFEVTETAVMSQPQIAMDILTRLRLKGFQISLDDFGTGYSSFIELHRLPFSEMKIDKSFVMKLSRDTQAQKITKSIIELAHSLELNVVAEGVEDKETFEHLKTLNCDIAQGYFISKPLPADTLLQWFQHNCDDKLHCKWV; from the coding sequence ATGAATAATAATACAGTTTTAATTATTGATGACGATCCTGATGTCTCTGCATTGCTCGCGGACATTGCCAAATCCTCTGGCTATGATTCTTTTATCACAAATCAAATAGAAGATGCTAAACAATATACTTTATCCTCGCCTCCCACATTGATTATTTTAGACTTAGGTATTCCTTCACATGATGGTATAGAATTTTTAAGATCTTTTTCTGAAATAGAGTGTAAAGTACCTATTATTATTGTGAGTGGCCATGATGAAAAAATTCGCTCAACCGCTTTTAACCTTGGCCTTAACTATCAGCTCAATATGCTTGGGCATTACCCTAAACCATTACCAATTCAAGCATTGATAGAAATTCTAGAGCATATAAAAAGTGCTTCCATTCAGCCCAATAATGATACCTTAGAAAAAGCAATTGAAAACAAAGCGCTTGTTTTGCATTATCAACCCATGATTTGTTTAAAAAGCTCCAAAATAATCAATTTAGAAACATTAGTTCGGTGGATGGTCAATCCAGAAAAAATTATATTCCCAGATCAATTTATACCACTTGCAGAGTCTTCTGGTCTGATTGTACCTCTTACACGACTTATTGTAGAAATGGCATTCCAACAATATGCTCGTTCTTTAAATCTTTGGAACATAAATATTTCTATCAATCTATCGGCTAGTAACTTAGATGATTTGAATTTAACAGATGAAATTATTGCTCTCGCAAATCAGTACAAGATCAATCCAGGAAATGTTTGTTTTGAGGTCACTGAAACAGCGGTTATGAGTCAGCCCCAGATTGCCATGGATATTTTAACACGTTTGCGATTAAAAGGTTTTCAGATCTCTTTGGATGATTTTGGTACAGGTTATTCTTCGTTTATCGAATTGCATCGGCTACCATTTTCCGAAATGAAGATAGATAAATCTTTCGTCATGAAGCTAAGTAGAGATACTCAAGCACAAAAAATCACAAAATCTATTATTGAGCTTGCGCATAGTCTAGAACTAAATGTTGTTGCAGAAGGTGTTGAAGACAAAGAAACATTCGAACATCTTAAAACATTAAACTGTGATATTGCACAAGGGTATTTCATATCCAAGCCATTGCCGGCCGATACATTACTCCAGTGGTTTCAACATAACTGTGATGACAAATTACATTGTAAGTGGGTATAA
- the crcB gene encoding fluoride efflux transporter CrcB: MNHSLLIFIGAGIGGVLRYWVSSTTHHWTGKSFPLGTLLVNVSGCLLIGFLFILILNRFHSLSLILRPLLLVGFLGGYTTFSAFSIETLHLFEQGAWSFGLINIILNTLLCLLAVWLGAFAARMF; the protein is encoded by the coding sequence ATGAACCATTCTCTACTTATCTTCATTGGCGCCGGTATAGGCGGGGTGTTGCGATACTGGGTATCCAGTACCACACATCATTGGACAGGAAAATCTTTTCCCTTGGGCACCTTGCTTGTAAATGTCAGTGGCTGTCTACTTATTGGCTTCTTATTCATTTTGATATTGAATCGCTTTCATTCTCTGTCCCTCATCCTACGCCCCTTATTACTGGTAGGCTTTTTAGGTGGCTATACCACTTTCTCTGCCTTTTCTATTGAAACACTGCATTTATTTGAACAAGGTGCTTGGTCCTTCGGCTTAATCAATATCATACTCAACACTTTACTTTGTTTGCTTGCAGTTTGGCTTGGTGCCTTCGCTGCCCGAATGTTCTGA
- a CDS encoding acyl-CoA dehydrogenase family protein: protein MLDFQPTPSSLFNPYYSPALKPVLDELVARLHRTFPNYHLQRKATLEAIQFVLNANVLNIHDLKQNPERFFFTFELLGLAGGGSFATALGVQYLLAGGSLLNLASPELCAHYLPDIAKGNLWGCLAMTEVGHGSNVKGIETTARYEPESDQLIIDNFNWVYQNGKLQYWDDEQARYHSLTARKCWIGNSGYAHIGVVIAQLFVPHEGEWVHKGPHAFLVPMRNVVTNEPKAGVSVEDMGEKMGLNGVYNGLIRFQDVRIPRDNLMMHNIVSLSNQGVHQKLVAAPMLSLYSSIQYGRTFIAATSHSLINVNLSILMQMRDSHRLSPNAATLAKWIARTYGLHFAKKHLFQALKQGGNDTLATGMKVLTTEYAHKLLDEMRYYYTSAHSFPVLGHNLEFVFKDWVASCTYEGDNPVIAQKVPGDLLISLMMMTKGFNFSRDVPMIWKMFNQIRPRLWGETPLLEHMQQGCWYLVLALSLKLQSGYDKALSKEEKEAHQARIWNDCQIFIIKMAHLWTALSVLEIFSKEASSHTNEKMRDLAEYMATCVYQEEFVQAFFHSEALKEQYAFQGTDKLTTLLKYCLSKVDGFVPTQASFKRLKEQQSECLQRLVPHFNDFEKELVGQSDFVALLRKRLFTLPEKEVDIDGLMEGMRHLTIWHDLKRGTKAPVSASATDELSLSEPIYSAHLRARL, encoded by the coding sequence ATGCTAGATTTTCAACCCACACCCTCATCACTCTTTAACCCTTATTATAGTCCTGCGCTTAAACCTGTTTTAGATGAATTGGTGGCAAGATTGCATCGCACCTTTCCCAATTATCATCTGCAACGTAAAGCGACTTTAGAGGCAATACAATTTGTCCTCAATGCCAATGTTCTTAATATTCATGATCTAAAACAAAATCCTGAACGTTTTTTCTTTACTTTTGAATTATTAGGTCTTGCGGGTGGGGGATCTTTTGCAACAGCTTTAGGTGTGCAATATTTATTGGCGGGTGGTTCTTTGTTAAATCTTGCTTCTCCAGAACTCTGTGCACATTATCTTCCTGACATTGCAAAGGGCAATCTTTGGGGATGTTTGGCGATGACAGAGGTAGGGCATGGTTCTAATGTCAAAGGTATTGAGACAACGGCGCGATATGAGCCTGAGTCAGATCAGCTGATCATCGATAATTTTAATTGGGTTTATCAAAATGGAAAATTGCAATATTGGGATGATGAGCAAGCAAGATATCACAGCTTAACTGCAAGAAAATGTTGGATAGGAAATTCAGGGTATGCGCATATTGGGGTTGTGATTGCGCAATTGTTTGTTCCTCATGAGGGAGAATGGGTGCATAAAGGCCCGCATGCTTTCTTGGTGCCAATGCGTAATGTCGTTACGAATGAGCCAAAAGCAGGTGTTTCGGTTGAAGATATGGGCGAGAAAATGGGGCTTAATGGTGTATATAATGGTCTCATTCGTTTTCAAGATGTTCGTATTCCGCGTGATAACTTAATGATGCACAATATTGTCTCGCTCTCAAATCAGGGCGTGCATCAAAAATTAGTAGCAGCTCCAATGTTGAGTTTATACAGTAGCATTCAATATGGTCGCACTTTTATTGCGGCAACCAGCCATTCTCTGATCAATGTCAATTTGAGTATTTTAATGCAAATGCGTGACAGTCATCGCTTATCGCCTAATGCAGCAACATTGGCAAAATGGATTGCGCGTACCTATGGCCTGCATTTTGCAAAAAAACACTTATTTCAAGCCTTAAAGCAAGGTGGGAACGATACGCTTGCGACAGGTATGAAAGTATTGACGACAGAGTATGCACATAAATTATTAGATGAGATGCGCTATTATTATACTTCCGCGCACTCTTTTCCTGTATTAGGTCATAATTTAGAGTTTGTATTCAAAGATTGGGTTGCAAGCTGCACTTATGAGGGAGACAATCCTGTCATAGCGCAAAAAGTGCCTGGTGATCTCTTGATTTCGCTGATGATGATGACCAAAGGATTTAATTTTTCTCGAGACGTGCCAATGATTTGGAAAATGTTTAATCAAATACGACCTCGTCTTTGGGGGGAAACGCCACTGCTGGAGCATATGCAGCAAGGATGTTGGTATTTGGTATTGGCTTTGAGTTTAAAGTTGCAATCAGGCTATGACAAAGCACTGTCTAAAGAGGAAAAAGAAGCACATCAAGCACGTATTTGGAATGATTGTCAGATATTCATTATTAAAATGGCACATCTTTGGACAGCTTTATCGGTATTAGAAATATTTTCCAAAGAGGCTTCATCGCACACGAATGAAAAGATGAGAGATTTAGCAGAGTATATGGCAACCTGTGTCTATCAAGAAGAATTCGTGCAGGCCTTTTTTCATTCCGAAGCTTTAAAAGAACAATATGCTTTTCAAGGCACAGATAAATTGACGACTCTATTGAAGTATTGTTTGTCCAAAGTGGATGGTTTTGTGCCAACGCAAGCATCTTTTAAGCGTTTAAAAGAACAACAATCAGAATGTTTGCAAAGACTCGTACCGCATTTTAATGATTTTGAGAAGGAATTGGTGGGGCAAAGTGACTTTGTTGCATTACTGCGCAAGCGCTTATTTACTCTACCAGAGAAGGAAGTGGATATTGATGGTTTGATGGAGGGCATGCGGCATTTAACGATATGGCATGATTTAAAGCGTGGCACCAAAGCACCTGTTTCAGCGTCTGCGACAGATGAGCTGTCTTTGTCAGAACCTATCTATTCAGCGCACCTGCGGGCAAGGCTCTAG
- the rimK gene encoding 30S ribosomal protein S6--L-glutamate ligase, giving the protein MRIGILSRNAKLYSTRRLVEAATERGHDAKVIDVLNCYMNITANKPTVFYKARDKKQLLKFDAVIPRIGSSVTAYGTAVLRQFEVAGVYCMNESIAITRSRDKLRAHQLLARKGVGMPITGYAHSADATDELISFVGGAPLVVKIIESTHGSGVVLAETNKAAEVLINAFRSLDANFLVQEFIKEANGSDIRCFVVNDKVIAAMQRSAVEGEFRSNLHRGGTATLVKLKPEERQLAVRAAKVMGLDVAGVDIIRSAHGPLVLEVNSSPGLRGIEEATGKDVAGAIIEYIEKDALKGPNKMKGTG; this is encoded by the coding sequence ATGAGAATTGGTATTCTATCACGCAACGCTAAGTTGTATTCCACCAGACGACTGGTAGAAGCTGCAACGGAGCGTGGGCATGATGCAAAGGTGATAGATGTACTGAATTGCTATATGAATATCACTGCCAATAAGCCAACTGTTTTTTATAAGGCTCGAGACAAAAAACAATTACTGAAATTTGATGCAGTTATTCCAAGAATTGGCTCCTCTGTCACTGCCTATGGCACTGCTGTATTACGTCAGTTTGAAGTTGCGGGCGTATACTGCATGAATGAATCCATTGCGATTACGCGTTCAAGAGATAAATTACGCGCTCATCAATTACTTGCACGCAAAGGTGTGGGGATGCCTATCACAGGTTATGCGCATTCTGCGGATGCAACGGATGAACTCATTTCCTTTGTAGGAGGTGCCCCTCTCGTTGTAAAAATCATCGAGAGCACGCATGGCAGTGGCGTTGTTTTGGCGGAAACCAATAAAGCCGCTGAAGTATTGATCAATGCTTTTAGAAGTTTAGATGCTAATTTTCTTGTGCAAGAATTTATAAAAGAAGCTAATGGTTCTGATATTCGATGCTTTGTCGTCAATGACAAAGTTATCGCTGCTATGCAACGCTCTGCTGTAGAAGGAGAATTCCGATCCAATTTACACAGAGGAGGCACAGCAACACTCGTCAAATTAAAACCAGAAGAACGCCAGCTCGCTGTACGTGCTGCCAAAGTCATGGGCTTAGATGTTGCCGGTGTTGATATTATTCGCTCTGCACATGGCCCTCTTGTTTTAGAAGTCAATTCCTCTCCTGGCTTACGCGGCATTGAAGAAGCCACCGGCAAAGATGTAGCGGGCGCTATTATTGAATACATTGAGAAAGATGCACTCAAAGGTCCTAATAAAATGAAAGGCACTGGCTGA
- a CDS encoding RNA recognition motif domain-containing protein has translation MQTKIYVGNLSYSVTEHDLRQFYSEFGSISEVIIPQDRETGKARGFAFVSFENQADAQNALSTNGKEFMGRNLKVNIAKEREAGGSSRSSGGAGRSRGGW, from the coding sequence ATGCAAACTAAAATATATGTTGGTAACTTGAGCTACTCAGTTACAGAACATGATTTACGTCAATTTTATTCTGAATTCGGTTCTATCAGTGAAGTAATTATTCCTCAAGACCGTGAAACTGGTAAAGCAAGAGGTTTTGCTTTCGTCAGCTTCGAAAACCAAGCTGATGCACAAAATGCACTTAGCACCAACGGCAAAGAATTCATGGGCCGAAATCTGAAAGTAAATATTGCAAAAGAGCGTGAAGCCGGTGGTAGCAGCCGTTCTAGCGGTGGCGCTGGTAGAAGCCGTGGTGGCTGGTAG
- a CDS encoding DEAD/DEAH box helicase — MTFKSLGLIEAILLAVEEKGYQTPSPIQAQTIPAILQGKDVMASAQTGTGKTAGFVLPILQKLSKLPPVKPRYIRTLILAPTRELAAQIEESTFAYGKNLKLKSAAVFGGVKINPQIQALERGVDILIATPGRLMDLYEQNAVKFNELSVLVLDEADRMLDMGFIKDIRRVLSLLPKNRQNLLFSATFSNDIFALAKGLLHNPIEINVAPRNTTAKGISQVVYPVDKMRKAELLSHLIQTKQWYQALIFCRTKHGANKLVKSLHLDGIEALAIHGNKSQAQRTKALAEFKQGKIQILVATDIAARGLDIDQLPFVVNFDLPNIPEDYVHRIGRTGRAGAEGQAISLVSADEIKQLLDIERLIKAKIQRQEIDSFEPRHNLPSPAEKSHHHTKPVRRTGGNAQRPQERRSHSSSTERTGSGNRGRSSEQPSSAPFRARQEDNRAKPARSFERRAESGFKPREEKPTRGRNFEQGSGAPFRARQEDNRARPARNFERRAESGFKAREEKPTRGRSFEQGSGAPFRARQEDNRARPARNFERRAETGFKSREEKAGQGRGFEQGSRAPFKKRNTENPNERTRESSRQRKKLAREEYGHEE; from the coding sequence ATGACATTTAAATCTCTTGGTTTAATCGAAGCCATTCTCCTTGCAGTTGAAGAAAAGGGTTATCAAACACCTTCTCCTATTCAGGCACAAACCATACCTGCTATTTTGCAAGGTAAAGATGTGATGGCTTCTGCACAGACAGGAACAGGTAAAACGGCAGGTTTTGTACTGCCTATATTACAAAAATTAAGTAAATTACCACCTGTCAAACCGCGGTATATCCGCACATTAATATTGGCGCCTACGCGTGAATTAGCCGCGCAAATTGAAGAAAGTACTTTTGCATATGGCAAGAATTTAAAATTAAAATCAGCGGCTGTATTTGGTGGTGTAAAAATCAATCCTCAAATTCAAGCTTTAGAACGCGGCGTAGATATTTTGATTGCAACCCCTGGCAGATTAATGGATCTCTATGAGCAAAATGCAGTAAAATTTAATGAGTTAAGCGTTCTTGTCTTAGATGAAGCAGATAGAATGCTAGACATGGGATTTATCAAAGACATTCGACGTGTGTTGTCGTTGCTTCCTAAAAATAGACAAAATCTTTTATTTTCTGCCACTTTTTCGAATGATATTTTTGCCTTAGCAAAAGGCTTATTGCATAACCCCATTGAGATCAATGTAGCACCTAGAAACACTACCGCAAAAGGTATCTCTCAAGTTGTTTATCCTGTTGATAAGATGCGCAAAGCAGAACTCTTAAGTCATTTGATCCAAACAAAGCAGTGGTATCAAGCGCTGATTTTCTGCCGTACCAAACATGGCGCAAATAAGCTGGTTAAATCTTTGCATTTAGATGGCATTGAAGCGCTTGCTATCCATGGCAATAAAAGCCAAGCTCAGCGCACAAAGGCACTCGCTGAATTCAAACAGGGTAAAATTCAAATTCTAGTAGCAACCGATATTGCTGCACGCGGACTAGATATTGATCAGCTCCCCTTTGTGGTTAACTTTGATTTGCCCAATATTCCAGAAGACTATGTGCATCGTATTGGTCGTACAGGTCGGGCAGGCGCAGAAGGTCAAGCAATCTCATTGGTCAGTGCGGATGAAATTAAGCAATTGCTTGATATTGAACGATTGATTAAAGCTAAAATTCAGCGTCAAGAAATTGATTCCTTTGAGCCTAGACATAATTTGCCCTCTCCTGCGGAAAAAAGTCATCATCATACAAAGCCGGTAAGACGTACGGGTGGAAATGCGCAGCGCCCACAAGAGCGTCGCTCTCATTCCTCTTCTACAGAGAGAACAGGTAGTGGCAATAGAGGTAGAAGTTCTGAACAACCTTCTAGTGCGCCCTTTAGAGCCAGACAAGAAGATAATAGAGCAAAACCTGCAAGAAGTTTTGAAAGAAGAGCAGAGTCTGGCTTTAAACCACGCGAAGAAAAGCCCACAAGAGGCAGAAATTTTGAGCAAGGTTCTGGTGCGCCCTTTAGAGCCAGACAAGAAGATAATAGGGCAAGACCTGCAAGAAATTTTGAAAGAAGAGCAGAGTCTGGTTTTAAAGCACGTGAAGAAAAGCCCACAAGAGGCAGAAGCTTTGAGCAAGGTTCTGGCGCGCCCTTTAGAGCCAGACAAGAGGATAATAGGGCAAGACCTGCAAGAAATTTTGAAAGAAGAGCTGAGACTGGCTTTAAATCACGTGAAGAAAAGGCTGGTCAAGGTAGAGGTTTTGAGCAGGGTTCTAGAGCGCCGTTTAAAAAGCGCAATACTGAAAATCCCAATGAAAGAACAAGAGAATCTTCTCGTCAGCGTAAAAAACTAGCGCGAGAAGAATATGGACACGAAGAGTAG
- a CDS encoding APC family permease: MSNKIGFWSVFELVSISQIGSGLVLPASLAFYGKLTLIGWIISSMGAILLAVMFSELCVRFPRTGGPNVYVHEAFGSSAAFFTGWTYWVISWISTIAIVTSAVGYLTPFIGEQSSQVYFVLEALLMIAICAFNCKGVSAASRTKFVVIALKMIPLIVVPVAALFFFDSGNFAKLEIEPEETSSVLNSVVILTFWGFIGFESATTAASEVSNPKRIIPPALIIGTIFVAIVYFISSLGIMGVIPSAELINSEAPYADAARIVFGGYWYLFISLVAAIICIGAINSWTLASGQIALGITQDGLMPKFFAQTNKHGVPVVPLMISCIGSIFFLFLTQNESLTEKVNTIIDLSVVSFLFVYVLCCLAFLKIIWQEKKVIPLWQWLCGLVSLGFCLWIIASTPVMTLLLSSLFVFSGLPVYFFRRKKLKRMIMNPVVTEAALAE; the protein is encoded by the coding sequence ATGTCTAATAAAATTGGCTTTTGGTCTGTGTTTGAGTTGGTGTCAATTAGCCAGATTGGCTCTGGCCTCGTGCTTCCTGCCAGCTTAGCGTTTTACGGCAAACTCACCTTAATAGGTTGGATCATTTCCAGCATGGGCGCAATTTTATTAGCCGTCATGTTTTCTGAGTTATGTGTGCGCTTTCCAAGAACAGGTGGACCTAATGTTTATGTCCATGAAGCATTTGGATCTTCTGCCGCATTTTTTACTGGCTGGACCTATTGGGTTATCTCTTGGATCAGCACAATTGCTATTGTGACATCAGCGGTAGGTTACTTAACCCCGTTTATAGGTGAGCAGTCTTCCCAAGTATATTTTGTGCTGGAAGCCTTGTTAATGATTGCGATTTGCGCTTTTAACTGTAAAGGGGTAAGCGCTGCAAGTCGTACTAAATTTGTTGTCATTGCTTTGAAGATGATCCCGCTTATCGTCGTGCCTGTCGCGGCATTGTTCTTCTTTGATAGTGGTAATTTTGCTAAACTTGAGATTGAGCCAGAAGAGACCTCTTCTGTTTTAAATAGTGTGGTTATTCTCACTTTTTGGGGATTTATCGGTTTTGAGTCAGCAACCACGGCTGCCAGCGAAGTAAGCAATCCTAAGCGTATTATTCCACCAGCCTTAATTATTGGCACTATTTTTGTTGCCATTGTTTACTTTATCTCAAGTCTGGGAATCATGGGCGTTATTCCAAGTGCTGAACTCATCAATTCTGAAGCACCTTATGCAGATGCTGCGAGAATTGTTTTTGGTGGATACTGGTATCTGTTTATTTCCTTGGTTGCCGCCATTATTTGCATTGGTGCTATTAACAGCTGGACTTTAGCGAGTGGTCAGATTGCTCTGGGTATTACCCAAGATGGCTTGATGCCAAAGTTTTTTGCACAAACCAACAAGCATGGTGTGCCTGTGGTGCCCTTGATGATTAGTTGTATTGGCTCAATATTTTTTCTATTTTTGACTCAAAATGAAAGCTTAACAGAGAAAGTAAATACCATTATAGATTTATCTGTTGTCTCTTTTTTATTTGTTTATGTATTGTGCTGCTTGGCTTTCTTGAAAATTATTTGGCAAGAAAAGAAAGTCATTCCTCTATGGCAGTGGTTATGTGGCTTAGTTTCTTTAGGGTTTTGCCTGTGGATTATCGCTTCTACACCCGTGATGACCTTATTACTTTCAAGCTTATTTGTATTCAGTGGCTTGCCCGTGTACTTTTTTCGACGTAAAAAATTAAAGCGGATGATTATGAATCCGGTCGTGACAGAAGCGGCATTAGCAGAATAA
- a CDS encoding DUF2062 domain-containing protein, which produces MAKQFIKRFLPHPHQLQNHKVLKLFGTLLTNPNLWHLNRYSVATAVSIGLFVAYIPFVGHMLIAALFAIWLRANLAIAVLLVWIVNPFTMVPMFGFAYFVGAKILGMSMTDVHFHSWGICKEIWEPLLLGSIVCGGVLAIIGNFSVRIFWRIQIAKAWKLRQLQRR; this is translated from the coding sequence ATGGCAAAGCAATTTATTAAACGATTCCTACCCCATCCTCATCAATTACAAAATCACAAAGTACTCAAACTTTTTGGCACACTACTAACAAATCCAAACCTCTGGCATTTAAATCGCTATTCTGTAGCAACGGCTGTCAGTATCGGCTTATTTGTTGCTTATATCCCTTTCGTAGGCCATATGCTGATTGCCGCGCTATTTGCCATTTGGTTGCGTGCAAACTTAGCCATTGCTGTATTATTAGTATGGATTGTTAACCCCTTCACTATGGTACCTATGTTTGGCTTTGCTTATTTTGTGGGCGCTAAAATACTAGGTATGTCGATGACAGATGTACATTTTCATTCATGGGGGATCTGTAAAGAAATATGGGAGCCACTACTTCTTGGCAGCATTGTCTGTGGTGGTGTACTTGCTATTATTGGCAATTTTTCAGTGCGAATTTTCTGGCGTATACAGATTGCAAAAGCTTGGAAATTACGCCAACTTCAAAGAAGATAG